In Rhizobium sp. SSA_523, a single genomic region encodes these proteins:
- a CDS encoding carboxymuconolactone decarboxylase family protein, which yields MTRVTLVDPSTARSEVAAQLQQIKGAFGVVPNMFKAVANSPSALNSMWGAFGALGGGRLGAKLGEQIAVAIADRNNCNYCLAAHTLLGRRAGATPEEMSEAQAGRSNDPRTAAALAFVTKVVERRADLHDADVDALRAAGFDDEEIVEIVAHVALNLFTNYINVALDVPVDFPGVKLTRAA from the coding sequence ATGACTAGAGTTACCCTCGTTGACCCCTCTACTGCAAGATCTGAGGTTGCGGCCCAGCTTCAACAAATCAAAGGCGCATTTGGTGTTGTGCCAAATATGTTCAAGGCTGTCGCCAATTCTCCCTCTGCTTTGAATAGCATGTGGGGTGCGTTTGGAGCACTGGGCGGTGGCCGTCTGGGTGCCAAGCTTGGCGAGCAGATCGCCGTTGCAATTGCCGATCGCAACAATTGCAATTATTGCCTCGCGGCGCATACCTTGCTCGGCCGCCGGGCTGGCGCTACGCCGGAAGAAATGTCTGAAGCGCAAGCGGGTCGTTCTAACGATCCACGCACAGCGGCAGCTCTTGCTTTCGTCACCAAGGTCGTTGAGCGTCGAGCAGACCTGCACGATGCGGATGTCGATGCACTGCGTGCAGCAGGCTTTGACGACGAAGAAATCGTTGAGATCGTCGCCCATGTCGCGCTCAACCTTTTCACCAACTACATCAATGTCGCTCTCGATGTACCGGTTGATTTCCCGGGTGTGAAGCTCACCCGCGCCGCTTGA